The Paenibacillus dendritiformis region CCGGGACAGATAGGCCGCGAAGGCGACGATCGCGCCGATCGTCATCGGGCCGTATATGACCTGATAACCTCCGTACATATAGATCAGCGCCGTGCCGAGCGGCCCCAGCGTCGAGACGAACATGAAGAACCAGCGTCCGGCCAGATTGAGCTTCACTTCCAGCTCTTTCACCTTGTTGTTCTGCTCCTCGAAGCGGGCTTGCAGGGCAGCTTCACGCCCGAAGATACGGGTCAGCATTGCGCCCGAGACGCCGAACACTTCCCCCAATTGCGCGGACATATCGGCCCGCACCTTCTGTGTCTCCGAGCGCAGCCGCTTGCGGTAGCCCGATACTTTGCGCACCGGAATCATCGACAACGGCAGGATGACGATCGCCATCAGCGCCAGCTTCCAGTCGAGCGTGAACAGGATGCCAATCGTCGTGCAGATGATGACGATCTGCGTGAGCGAAGAGACGGCGACATTCGTGACGACATTCTGAATCGCGGCCACATCATCGGTCACCCGCTGGATGACCTCGCCGGAGCGGGCGGCGGTGAAGAAGCCGACCGACTGCCGCTGCAGGTTCCGGAACAATCCCTGCCGCAGATCGGACATGATATGCTGCGTAACGAGCGTATTAAGATGGCTCTGCAGCACGCCCAGCATCCCGCTTGCGATCGGCAGCACGACGAGCAGGGAAGCGCAGGTCAGCAGCAGCGCCACATCCTTGTTCGGGATGGCGATGTCGATAATGCGCTGCATGACGAGCGGCGGCATCAGGCCGATGACGGCGCCGGAGAGCGCCAGAAACACAATCCAGAAAAGCCGGAACAGATACGGTCGGAACAGCGCCCCGATCCGCTTGAAGGACACGTCTTTCACTGAGACGCGCGGCTGGCCCTTCGCATCGCGGATTGGAACCGGGCGGTTGCCCCAGCCTTGGTACATTCAGATTCCCCCTCATTATCCGGCTTATCTCCCCGTTTACGCCAGTATATGTCTTGCCTTACACTGTCACCATTGTAGTACTGTGATGTTGATTCTATTATAATCGCAAAAAGCGGGTTAGGAAGACATTGCCCGTAGAAAAAACGAGGGTATTTCGCGTAACTCGCTGCACAGATCTCGAAATTCCTGCGAAATTCAGGCTGTTGAGAAAGTCCAAAGGATTTTTGGGCACTTCATCAGGACCTGTCTCTCAGTAGAAAAATTTTATCTGATCGAAGTGCCTGAAAACTGCACAATGAAATGTCTATCCGATAGGCGAAGTCCTCAAAACTGTACGGTTTCGCAAGACACGTTGATTCAGTAGGCAAAATCCTGCACAAACCCCCATGACGTCTACGACGTCACCCCCCAGAATGAAAATAGGTAGATGTAAACTTTTAAAGTTACTGTAGATGGTAATCATGAGACTAACAAATCCAAGGACGACTGTATTATTGGGGTACGACCCTGTTGCACAAACCGTCCAATTGCGATCGCGAGAACCGCCCAATGCACACCCAAGTGCGTGTATAAAATTTCCTTATTCAGGTCGCATGATTTGTTAGTACACATGAAAGCAGGTGCAAGCATGGATGCCGTACGCGAATGCTGTTGCGGATTAGATGTCCATCAAAAAACAGTAGTTGCCTGTATCCTTTACGGGGATTTAGAATCCAAGCCCAAGAAAGTCATCGAAAGCTTTGGAACAACAACTACCGAACTACTCCGACTTCAAGATTGGCTTAACGCACATGAGTGTAAAGAAGTAGCCATGGAGAGCACAGGTGTGCTGTGGAAACCGGTATGGAATATTTTAGAGTCTAGCTGCTATTTAGTGTTGGCAAACGCTAAACAAATCAAGAATACACCAGGGCGTAAGACAGACAAGAAAGATGCGGAGTGGATTGCACAACTTCATCGTTGTGGTCTCATTCAACCAAGCGTGGTGTTGCCGCAGCATTTGCGGGATTTACGAGATCTAACGAGGT contains the following coding sequences:
- a CDS encoding ABC transporter ATP-binding protein codes for the protein MYQGWGNRPVPIRDAKGQPRVSVKDVSFKRIGALFRPYLFRLFWIVFLALSGAVIGLMPPLVMQRIIDIAIPNKDVALLLTCASLLVVLPIASGMLGVLQSHLNTLVTQHIMSDLRQGLFRNLQRQSVGFFTAARSGEVIQRVTDDVAAIQNVVTNVAVSSLTQIVIICTTIGILFTLDWKLALMAIVILPLSMIPVRKVSGYRKRLRSETQKVRADMSAQLGEVFGVSGAMLTRIFGREAALQARFEEQNNKVKELEVKLNLAGRWFFMFVSTLGPLGTALIYMYGGYQVIYGPMTIGAIVAFAAYLSRLYQPFGTLLNLHVEVVTAMGVFHRIFEYMDMEPEVTDRPNAKMLDTVQGAVEFSDVTFRYGSGGEVLRGISFQADPGEVVALVGPSGAGKSTLINLIGRLYDASSGTVSIDGHDVRDVTLESLRAQVAYVTQESFMFHATVADNLRIAKDSATQAELEEACRKAYIHDMIAGLPQGYDTVVGERGHRLSGGERQRLAIARAILKNPRILILDEATSHLDSESEAYVQAALSELMQGRTTIVIAHRLSTVLSADQILVVEEGEIVERGRHEALLKREGRYASLYTTQFHATQHPEEAAMAPSPGH